The following is a genomic window from Dioscorea cayenensis subsp. rotundata cultivar TDr96_F1 chromosome 10, TDr96_F1_v2_PseudoChromosome.rev07_lg8_w22 25.fasta, whole genome shotgun sequence.
tcatctacACTAGCATTTTTCTtcaagaaacaaaagcataagtgTGCACaataatattctaaaaaattatatttatatactacTTCTACACATccaagataaaaaattaaactccAACTAACCTCTTTGTTGTACTTGCCATTAGGAGCAAGGAACCTGTTCCCTTGGCTATTAATAGTGGGTCCCGCGCTCCCTCCTATAGCATACATCTCCCAATGCGTGTAGTCATTATTCACCACATGAAAGTACCCATGCCTACACCTTCACCATTAATGCCcctcaataaataaataccttaaaaaaagaagaaaaaaaaattcatagagaaagagagagagagaaagagagagtgctaatattatgaaaaaacCTTGGCATTCTTTGAACAAGACCTTCTCCAAAATGGTTAAAAGCTATAGTAACCTGCATGTTCTTATCAGCCAAGAAAGAATCCTTATGACCAAGCAACATAACCTTGTCATGGTGTGTCATGTAATTGTTAGAAATGGTGATGGCTGTTGAGCCATGAATTGCATCAATGAGTCCATCATGGCAATTTGACAACGAGCAATGATCCACCCAAACATGACTACTTCCAAATATAGAGATTCCATCGCCGTCCGACGTCGTTCTCCACCCATAATGCTCCGGCGAGTCCCTCACGTACGCATTGCCACCTTGCATGCAATCCATGCACTATCACGTTGGTCACGTACTGAATTGTTATGCATGGCCCCCCGGCAATGTGCACACTGGCGCCACGTCCATCTAGGGTTTTGTATGAATTCATTATGAGCTCTTCTTTGAGCTTGATAACCATGTCACGTTTGAATATGATCCATAAGGGCTCGTTCTGAATTGCACCGTATCGGAGAGTGCCCGGTTTAGGGTCTACCGGATCATCGTCGGACGGATCGGTGACGGTGTAGATTCTGCCATCTCTGCCTCCAATTGCATTCTTGCCGAACCCGATGGCACAGTCGGCTAACCGTTGCCGGTTTTGATCCCACTGTGGATCACACCGCCAGCAGTCGTCGATCGGGTTGCCGGTATTACATGACAAGTGATTAAGTTTCCGTCTTGTACTATTGTTGTTCATCATTCTGAATAAAAATTGAACATCAATttgaacattaattaattggaaCAAGTTTGAAAATGTATTAATTAGTTTATGtatgtaattatgtaaataagTGTACCTTTGAACTTCTTGGACTATTGAATCAGGGTCTTGAATTGGAGTTGAGAGTGCGATCATCCATTGTGATGTGATGAAGAGAAGGTGAAAGATGAGAATGAAAGCCATTGATTGTTTGAATTGTAAGTGTGAAGAGGATGAGGATTTAAAGAGAGTGAGGGTGTGTTTTGGGGACCACTGATTAACGTGATTTGTGGGGGAAATGAAGTGAAATGTTGTTGGTCTAATTTTGTGTGTAAAAAGTTGATTAATGGTACTCACATGGATGGTGTCAGATTTGTGGAATTGAAATTGAAGAAAgttggtatttttttaatatacatagATTGAAGATGGTGCATTTAATGAGATTAACCAAccagtatttattatttttatctgctGTTCTTGTTGCTGTTTCTGCAGGATTGGATTTGGTCAGTGTCTCCAATTTAATGTGTTGTCATGATAAAATTCTATGTTTGAGATTGGTTCATAGATATCCTCATGTTGCTTTTATTCttactgtttatttatttatttatttatttatttatttatttatttatttgaagtgAGTATTTCATATATGTAGGTCAAGAAAATGCTTTCATTTATGTATTTGTTGGCC
Proteins encoded in this region:
- the LOC120270136 gene encoding LOW QUALITY PROTEIN: probable pectate lyase 22 (The sequence of the model RefSeq protein was modified relative to this genomic sequence to represent the inferred CDS: inserted 2 bases in 1 codon), whose protein sequence is MAFILIFHLLFITSQWMIALSTPIQDPDSIVQEVQRMMNNNSTRRKLNHLSCNTGNPIDDCWRCDPQWDQNRQRLADCAIGFGKNAIGGRDGRIYTVTDPSDDDPVDPKPGTLRYGAIQNEPLWIIFKRDMVIKLKEELIMNSYKTLDGRGASVHIAGGPCITIQYVTNVIVHXDCMQGGNAYVRDSPEHYGWRTTSDGDGISIFGSSHVWVDHCSLSNCHDGLIDAIHGSTAITISNNYMTHHDKVMLLGHKDSFLADKNMQVTIAFNHFGEGLVQRMPRCRHGYFHVVNNDYTHWEMYAIGGSAGPTINSQGNRFLAPNGKYNKEVTKREDAYEEEWKNWNWRSEGDMMLNGAFFTPSGAGASASTYAKASSLGARPSSLVSSITVSAGALACKKGSRC